A genome region from Sceloporus undulatus isolate JIND9_A2432 ecotype Alabama chromosome 1, SceUnd_v1.1, whole genome shotgun sequence includes the following:
- the MRAS gene encoding ras-related protein M-Ras isoform X2: MATSAVPSENLPTYKLVVVGDGGVGKSALTIQFFQKIFVPDYDPTIEDSYLKHTEIDGQWAILDVLDTAGQEEFSAMREQYMRTGDGFLIVYSVTDKASFEHVDRFHQLILRVKDRESFPMILVANKVDLMHLRKITREQGKEMAAKHNIPYIETSAKDPPLNVDKAFHDLVRVIR; the protein is encoded by the exons ATGGCTACAAGTGCTGTTCCAAGTGAAAACCTCCCTACATACAAGCTGGTAGTGGTTGGGGACGGAGGTGTGGGAAAGAGTGCCCTCACCATTCAGTTTTTCCAGAAGATATTTGTGCCAGACTATGACCCAACCATTGAAGATTCATACCTGAAGCATACAGAAATAGATGGGCAATGGGCAATTCTGGATG TCCTAGATACTGCAGGCCAAGAAGAATTCAGCGCAATGAGAGAGCAGTACATGAGGACAGGGGATGGGTTCCTTATAGTCTATTCAGTCACAGATAAAGCCAGCTTTGAGCACGTGGACAGATTTCATCAACTTATTCTCCGAGTCAAAGACAG AGaatcttttccaatgattttaGTGGCCAACAAAGTTGATCTAATGCATTTGAGAAAAATCACTCGGGAACAAGGAAAGGAAATGGCAGCAAAGCACAAT ATTCCATATATAGAAACCAGTGCTAAGGACCCCCCACTAAATGTTGACAAAGCTTTCCATGATCTTGTTCGTGTAATCAGGTAA